Within Kineothrix sp. MB12-C1, the genomic segment TCTATTTTTCATACTTTCCCACGACACCTATTGGCCGTCTATTCTCCCCTTCAACTCTTCCAGATACATCCATCGTTCCATCTTCTCTTCCAGAGCATGTTCCGTTTCCTCTTTTTCCTTCGTCAGTTCATTCAATTTAATGAAGTCTGTGGATGCACGAATAATCTCTTTGTCCAAATGCTCCAAATGTTCCTCCAGATGCGCGATCTCACCTTCAATCGTTTCATAATCCTTTTGTTCCTTATAAGTGAACTTAAGCTTAGCAGAGGGGGACTTCCAATTTCGTTTTTCTTCTTTTTCCCCTGATTTCATAGGCGAAGCTGATTGTCTTCTCCCTTGGCTTTCCCCCAGCCCATCTTCTCCATCTCCGATAGCCCTTAGCGCTTCTTTCTTTCCGGCATAATCGGTATATCCCCCTTCGTATTGACGCAGCTTCCCACCTTCTTCGAAGGCAAAAATCCTCCGTATTGTACGATCTAAAAAGTAACGATCATGGGAAACGGTAATTACGATTCCGGGGAAACGATCCAGATAATCTTCCAGCACGGTGAGCGTAGTAATATCCAAATCGTTCGTAGGCTCATCCAGAATCAATACATTGGGAGCCCCCATTAATACTTTTAACAGATTCAGCCTGCGCTTCTCCCCACCTGAGAGCTTGCCTATCAAGGTATACTGCTCACTGCCAAAAAATAAAAATCGTTCCAGCATCTGGGATGCCGTAATCGTTCCGTCCGCAGTCGATATATATTCCGCAACATCCCTAATATAATCAATAACCCTTCTTTCCGGCGACATCTCTGAAATACTCAGTTCTTGCGCATAATAACCGACCTTAACAGTCTGTCCGACCTCAAGGCTGCCGGTGTCAGGTTCCACACTTCCGGTAAGGATTTTCATAAGAGTTGTTTTCCCGCAGCCGTTGGCTCCGATAAAACCAATTCTGTCTTCTTTCAAAAACACATAGGAAAAGTCATCAATTAACACTTTCTCTCCGTATCGCTTGGAGATATTCTTAATCTCCACCGTTGTTTTCCCCAGTCTTGAAGCTGCCGAGCTCATCTCTACCTTTCCGTCAGCTATTGGCGCTTCTGCCTGTTTCAGTTCCTCATAGCGTTCCAGCCTCGCCTTTTGCTTGGTAGAGCGCGCTCTTGCCCCGCGCTTTACCCACTCCAACTCCGTACGCAGAATCGATTGCCTTTTCCGCTCACTGGCAAGTAGTTCCTCTTCCCGCATCGCCTTTAACTCGAGAAAACCGGAGTAATTCGCCTGATAGGAATAAATCTGCCCTTTATCTATTTCCACGATCCGATTCGATACGCTGTCAAGAAAATACCGGTCATGAGTTACCATAATAATGGCACCGCTTCGTTTCTTGAGCATCTCCTCCAACCAATCCGACATCTCATTATCCAAATGGTTCGTCGGTTCATCCAGAATAAGAATATCCGCAGGAGAGAGCAACGCCGCTGCTAATGCAAGCCTTTTTCTCTGTCCGCCTGAAAGGGTGTTGCATCTTGCGGCGAAATCGCTAACTCCTATTTGTGTTAACATCGCCTTAGCATCGCTTTCCCTGTTCCACATTTCATCATGGGCGCTTCGATCCTCCGATATTTTATCATATCCACTTAATACCGCTTGTAAGACGGTCTCCTCTCCTCCAAAATCAGGATGCTGAGGAAGATAAGTACAAATTACATGGTTGGCCCTTATCACTTTTCCCTCATCGGGTTCCTCAAGGCCTGCCATCATCTTCAATAAGGTAGACTTACCCGTTCCATTGATTCCAATAACACCTACCTTTTCCCCCTCCTGCAAATAAAATGAGGCCTGATCGAAAAGTTTCCGTTCACCGAACGACTTTACTATATTTTCAACTGTTAATATATTCATAAACCTTAAGGCTCCTAACATCTCTCATATGGTATTTCTCCTCCCCTTTAAAAGTGCCATATAAAACAGGGCGTGCTTTCGCGTTCCTTTTTCATATGGCACCATTGCTTCTATTCTTTGTAATTAACAAGCTCGTCCAGAAGCTTCGGAAGCTTTTCTGCCACTTCCTCTTCTTTAAACTGACAAGTTCCTACCGCCTTATGGCCCCCTCCGCCATACTTCAACATAAGACTTCCTACGTTAACTTTGGATGTCTTGTTAAGAATGCTGTAACCGACTGCTACCGAACAACCTTGGTTCCCTTTTCCTTTAACGATCCAAGCGGAAATATTTTGCTCAGGATACATACTGTATATCATAAATCGATTCCCGGAGTAAATAGGATCTACATCTCTTAAATCTGAAATAATAACATCCTTTTCCACTCTCGTATGTTTTTTTACCATTTCTTCGAACTTCTCAGCCTGTTCGAAATAAGTATCGACTCTTTCTTGTACATCACAAAGATCCAAAATCTGTTCCGTAGTCATCGTACGGCAAGCATCGATCAGTTTCTCCATCAACTGATAGTTGGAAATAGTAAAGTTCCTCCATCTTCCGAGCCCTGTTCTGGGATCCATAAGAAAACCAATTAGAATCCAACCCTTCGGATTCTGTATTTCATCAATAGTCAGGTTGCCTGAGTCCACTTTGTCCACAGCTTCCATCATCTCATCAAATTGAGGGAATCTCTCCTTGCCTCCATAGTATTCGTAAATAATGCGGGCACAGGAAGGTGCCATACGGCTCTCTCCTTTATATTTTCCCTCTAACTGATTTCTTTCAAATTCACTAGAGTGATGATCGAACCATAATCCGCATCCTTCTACAAAAGGTACATTCGCCAGACAGTCATCCTCCGTAATGTCCACCAGGCCATCCTGCAAATCCTTCGGATGTGCAAACGACCAGTGATCGATAATCCCTGCTTCTTTTAGTAATGCTCCGCATGCCAGTCCATCAAAATCAGAACGTGTCACTAATCTCATAAACAATCCCTCTCTTTCTTACATATCCTCTATATCGAATACTTATAATATCTGTAACTGTTCAGTACCTTCACTTGCCTTTTCTATATTATAATGCCATACCCGTACTTCTTCGTCAACATTCTTCCCCTATTTTTCATGAATGCAGAAAATCTTAGATTCATTCATATTGATAATCCATATATATCTTTTTTCCCATAAAGGAAATCACTCCGCTAATAAGCAAATATATTACGGGGACAACTTGCCATGATACGCAGATTTTTCCAAATACCGATACAGCTTGCGGATTAAAAATACTCCATACCGCAATAAATTCACCGGGAAGATAACTCCATAGTTGTGATATCACACGGTATTGCACCGGTATGTTGAGGAACATGGACAATATAATCATACCCATTACCAATGCAAGTGTACCAATACTGTTGCGCAACAGTTCGGACAGAACCATGACGAACACACCTGTTATAATACAGGCCGCCACCATCATACCATAAGAAATAAAGATTGCTTCTCCCACACTAATCGGGTAAGAATAATCCGCCCACATTAACTGAAATGCTGATGAAAAACCTTCCATCCCGTACAGCGCAAAGGATATTCCGAATGATACCATCGTAAATAGAAGCGATATCATAAGTGTAAAGCTTATTCCGGCAAGCAATTTTATCCAATAAATATCCTTCTTTCCAAATCTGCTGCTTAGAATCAACTGATCCGTTTTTCTTGTATGTTCTTCCGGGAATACACCGGAAAGGCTGATTGTAATTGCAAAAAGAGACATCAATCCTATTGTACTTAAGCAATCAAAAAGCTGCCAATATCCTTCCTTATATCGGAACTTCAATGGCCATTCAATTTTCATTTCCTGCTCTTTCCAAAAGTCTTTTTCTCTTTGCGATAACAAATAGCTATCCCATTTTCTTTCCATCATGGCTTGCCGCTTTGCATACATATCCTGCTCGTCTGCAGTCCATTGCATTGTTTCAGAGACATCCATACCCGTTGTGCTTCTGACAAAATTAAATATGGCGCTATACGGGCGGGCATATATTTGGTACTCTTTCATTAAAGTATATTTTTCCGTGCCAGAAGGTATTTTGTCATATCCTGCTTTCATCTCTTCGAGCAAAGCCTGATCTATCACTCTGCCATCCAGGCTTTGCTGATACTCTTTATCTACATGAAACATGTGATAGTTCGTATCTATTTCCACTCCATCTGCATAGCAAGTTCCCAAAAGAGAGGCTGCAATCGTAAAAGCAATAATAATAAGTATAATTGCAGTAGACACCCACACAATTTTTCGCCGCAATATCTTTTTTAATTCATATTTGTACAACATCGTAAAGTTAGTCATGATTCCCCTCCTCAAACTGCTTTAAATAGAACTGCTCCAAACCTCCTTGCTGTTCCTCCCTTTTTCCCTGATAGATAAGCTCTCCGTCTTTCATTATTAAAATAGTATCCGCAATATGCTCAATATCCGATACCACATGTGTGGACAAAAAAACAATATTATCTTTCCCCAGTTCTGCAATCAAATTCCTGAATCTTGCCCGTTCCTTGGGATCGAGCCCCGTGGTTGGCTCATCTAAAATCAATAACCTCGGATTCCCCAGCAACGCCTGTGCTATTCCCAACCGTTGTTTCATACCTCCTGAATAAGTTTTTATCTTCTTTTTACCCACATCTTGTAATGCAACTACTTTTAGTAATTCCGCCGTCCTTCTCTTTGCCTGCAACTTATTCAGTCCTTTCAAAGCCGCCATATATAACAGGAAATCTTCTCCTGTAAAATTGGGATAATATCCAAAATCCTGCGGAAGATATCCTAGCTTAGATCGGTATTCCTCGGTGGAAACATCAGATCCGTCCATTGAAATACTTCCGCTAGTGGGTTTTAAAATACCACACAGCAGCCGCATCAATGTGGTTTTTCCGGCGCCATTTGCACCGAGTAATCCATATACCCCCGCTTTTAATCCAAGTGAGATCCTGTCTACTGCAATCTTACTTCCATATTGCTTTGATAATCTGTCTATGATAAGTTCCATGTAAGTTCCTCCGTTCTTTCTATCATTTTTTGAAATTCAGATATAGCTATAAATAAAAGCACAATAAATGCAAAAATCCACCATCCAAATAATCTTTGCTGATAAAAAAAAGCTTCCATATATCTGTTAATCATAGGGAGCAAGCTAATAATGACTGCAAATCCCATGCTCAAATAGGCAGATTCTTTTCCGTGAATTTTACGAACAATATATAAGCCTCCCGCAGCAGTCAGAAGATATGATACCGACAGATACACCCCTGTCTGAAATATCGTATGGATTTCATCCATATGTCCCAACGCTGCAAGTAAGCATAATAGTCCCAAATTGGACACTCCCAGAATTCCCATACGGGCCAATACTACACTTTTTAATGAAAATCTTGAAGCCATTTCTAATTCTGCCATACCATGAATTTCTGAGCGGATACTTTCTCCAATGAAAGATACTGCCAAATACGGTACCATTGCCGATAACAGCCACATTACATTTATTTTCATAAAGCTGCCGCCGACTAAAGCTACTGTAAATATCACAAATGATAATCCCCATACCCATTTCCTTATATAGGAGGCCTGAACTAATACAAACCGAGAATAACTCATCTCCGGCTGCTTTATATTCCTCATAAATGCCTGCTTATTCTGCGGCTTTGGGACTTCAAACGCATCTTTTAATGCTTTCTTCATTTTAGTTTTCATAAAAAGTCCTCCTTCCTGAGTTTATTTCGAAGTACTTTCAAAACCTCCCTTGTCCTACGATAAACTGCAAATCTCGATATTCCCAATAATTTACTGATAATAGACACCGGGACCTCATTTACATATCTTAAGAGTACCAATTCCCGTTCCTCCTCCTTTAATTCAGCCAGTGCCGCCTTTACTGCTATCGAAGTGACCAATTTTTCTTCCTCACCATGTTCTTCAATTTCTTCAGGCAAACACTCCCAAACCATCTTCCTATATTCGTCGATACAAAGATTTCGGGCTATTGTATACAGATACTGCAATTCCTGTCCTGTATTCCTATATGTATCGCTTTCAATAAAAAGCAAGAAGGTTTGTTGCGTAATATCTTCCGCTACATTTTGCTCCCGTAATTTGAAGTAGCAATATCGATAAATTTTGTCATATTGTTCCTCTATGTCCATGAACTCGCTTAAAACCTCCTTTCATAATGTTTAACGTTAGAATCATATCAAATGTGCGCACTTTATTTATTTTTTAATATTACTTTGAATTCTGCGGCATTAACACCGGGGTTTTCCACGAAAAAGGAGCTTCCCGAAAATCTCGGAAAGCTCCATAAAATCTAATTTTATTATTGATTACTCAATGATTGTAGCAACACGGCCTGAACCAACCGTACGTCCACCTTCACGGATAGCGAAAGTAAGACCCTGCTCCATAGCGATAGGATGAATCAATTCGATTGTCATCTCAATGTTATCACCAGGCATGCACATTTCTGTACCTTCCGGTAAATCACATACGCCAGTTACATCAGTTGTTCTGAAATAGAACTGAGGTCTGTAGTTGTTGAAGAAAGGAGTATGACGTCCACCTTCGTCTTTTGTCAAAACGTAAACCTGAGCTGTAAATTTCTTATGGCATTTTACAGAACCGGGTTTGGAGAGAACCTGACCTCTTTCGATATCTGTTCTCTGAATACCACGAAGAAGCGCACCGATGTTATCACCAGCATAAGCTTCGTCAAGCATCTTACGGAACATTTCGATACCTGTACAAACAGTTTTTCTTGTCTCTTCTTTAATACCAACAACTTCAACTTCTTCGTTGATGTGAAGTGTACCACGCTCAACACGTCCTGTAGCAACTGTACCACGTCCTGTGATTGTGAATACGTCTTCGACAGGCATAAGGAAAGGCTTATCTGTGTCACGTACCGGGTCCGGAACATATTCGTCAACAGATTTCATAAGCTCAAGAATCTTGTCGCCCCATTCGCTGTTAGGATCTTCTAATGCTTTCAGAGCAGAACCCTGAATAACTGGTGTGTCATCGCCCGGGAATTCATACTCGGACAATAATTCTCTGATTTCCATTTCTACTAATTCAAGAAGCTCAGCGTCATCAACCATATCGCATTTGTTCATGAATACTACGATATAAGGAACGCCTACCTGACGGGAAAGTAAGATATGCTCTTTTGTCTGAGCCATAACACCGTCAGTAGCAGCAACAACGAGGATAGCACCATCCATCTGAGCAGCACCTGTGATCATGTTCTTTACATAATCGGCATGGCCAGGGCAGTCAACGTGTGCGTAGTGTCTTTTTTCAGATTCATACTCAACGTGAGAAGTAGAAATCGTGATACCACGTTCTCTTTCTTCCGGAGCCTTATCGATCATGTCGAATGCAACAGCCTGACCTGTACCTAATCTTGTATTCAGTGTCTTTGTGATCGCTGCTGTTAAAGTTGTTTTACCATGGTCAACGTGACCGATGGTTCCAATATTACAATGGGGTTTGTTTCTTTCAAATTTAGCTTTAGCCATTTCTAAAGTCCTCCTTTAATTTGTTATGAAGATCATTTTATATTTTTCGATTAACTCGGTTATCTTTGATTATATTAAATAACACCGAGTTTTTCAAGCACAATTTGTGTAACAGTTCGGTTACCTTTATTTTGCCTTAGCTGCCAAGACTTTTTCCTGTACACTCTTCGGTACTTGCTCATATTTCTCGAAGAACATAGAGTAGTTACCGCGTCCCTGTGTCTTGGAACGTAAGTCAGTAGCATAGCCGAACATTTCAGCAAGGGGAACATAACCTCTTACGAGCTTACCTCCACCGATGTCATCCATACCTTCAATACGTCCACGACGAGAGTTGATATCACCAATAACATCTCCCATGTAGTCTTCAGGCATAGTAACTTCTACCTTCATAATAGGCTCTAACAATACCGGGTTCGCTTTCTTCATAGCTTCCTTGAATGCCATGGAACCTGCAATATGGAAAGCCATTTCAGAGGAGTCAACTTCATGATAGGAACCGTCATAAACATTAGCGTGTACACCGAGTACAGGGAATCCGCCAAGGATACCGGCCTTAGAAGCTTCTTCAATACCCGCGCCAACAGCAGGAATGTATTCCTTCGGAATAGCACCGCCGACAACTGTAGACTCGAACTTGAAGATTTCTTCACCGTTAGGATCCATAGGAGCAAATTTAACCTTACAATGTCCGTACTGTCCACGTCCACCAGACTGTTTTGCATATTTGTAATCCTGTTCCACAGCATTTGTAAACGTCTCTTTGTAGGAAACCTGAGGAGCACCTACATTCGCTTCTACCTTGAACTCACGAAGAAGTCTGTCTACGATGATTTCAAGATGGAGCTCTCCCATACCTGCGATAATCGTCTGTCCGGTTTCTCCATTGGTGTGTGCACGGAAGGTAGGATCTTCTTCTGCAAGTTTTGCCAAAGCTTCACCCATTTTACCCTGTCCTGCTTTCGTCTTAGGCTCGATTGCGAGCTCGATAACCGGTTCAGGGAATTCCATGGACTCAAGAATTACAGGATGCTGTTCATCACAGATAGTATCACCTGTCGTTGTTACTTTAAATCCTACTGCTGCAGCGATATCACCGGAGTAAACTTTATCGAGTTCCGCTCTTTTATTCGCATGCATCTGCAAGATACGTCCAACGCGTTCTTTTTTATCTTTTGTCGCATTCAGTACGTAAGAACCGGAGTTCATTGTACCGGAGTAAACTCTGAAGAATGCAAGCTTACCTACAAACGGGTCAGCCATAATCTTAAATGCGAGTGCCGAGAAAGGTTCTTCATCAGAAGAGTGTCTTTCCACTTCATTGCCATCAAGGTCCGTACCTTTAATCGCCGGAATATCTATCGGTGAAGGCATAAACTCAAGTACGGCGTTAAGAAGCTTCTGAACACCTTTATTTCTGTAAGCAGTACCACAGCATACAGGGATTGCTGTACATTCACAGGTTCCCTTTCTGAGAGCTGCTTTTAACTGCTCATTGGAAGGTTCTTCTCCTTCCAGATACATCATTGTCAAGTCATCATCTAATTCGCAGATTTTTTCTACTAACTCTGCACGATAGAGCTCTGCGTCATCTTTCATGTCGTCCGGAATATCTCCGACAGAAATGTCCTCGCCCTTATCATCGTTATAGATATATGCTTTCATTTCAAACAAATCAATGATTCCTTTGAAATCATCTTCTTTACCGATTGGTAATTGGATACAGATAGTGTTCTTACCAAGTCTTGTTTTGATTTGGTCTACTGCTCCGTAGAAGTTTGCACCTAAAATGTCCATCTTATTAATAAATGCCATTCTCGGTACGTTATAGGTATCAGCCTGACGCCATACGTTTTCAGATTGAGGCTCTACGCCGCCTTTTGCACAGAATACGCCGACAGCGCCATCGAGTACACGAAGCGAACGTTCAACTTCTACTGTAAAGTCAACGTGTCCTGGCGTATCGATAATGTTGATACGATGTTCCGGAGCGCCTGGTTTTGCTTTCCCGGCTTCCTGCAACGTCCAGTGACAAGTTGTAGCGGCTGATGTGATCGTAATACCTCTTTCCTGCTCCTGTTCCATCCAGTCCATGGTAGCAGTACCTTCATGAGTATCACCAAGCTTATAATTAACACCGGTATAGAATAAGATACGTTCAGTCAAAGTTGTCTTACCCGCATCAATATGAGCCATAATACCGATATTTCTGGTTCTCTCTAATGGATATTCTCTTCCAGCCAAGGGTTATTCCTCCTTTAGAATCTATAATGAGCAAATGCTTTGTTAGCCTCTGCCATTTTGTGCATATCTTCTTTTTTCTTAACGGATGCACCTGTGCTATTAGAAGCATCAAGGATTTCATTTGCTAATCTTTCCTGCATCGTCTTCTCGCCTCTTTTACGAGAATACAATGTTAACCAACGAAGTGCTAACGCCTGACGTCTCTCCGCTCTTACCTCAATCGGAACCTGGTAAGTAGCACCACCGATACGTCTTGCTTTTAC encodes:
- a CDS encoding ABC-F family ATP-binding cassette domain-containing protein, whose protein sequence is MNILTVENIVKSFGERKLFDQASFYLQEGEKVGVIGINGTGKSTLLKMMAGLEEPDEGKVIRANHVICTYLPQHPDFGGEETVLQAVLSGYDKISEDRSAHDEMWNRESDAKAMLTQIGVSDFAARCNTLSGGQRKRLALAAALLSPADILILDEPTNHLDNEMSDWLEEMLKKRSGAIIMVTHDRYFLDSVSNRIVEIDKGQIYSYQANYSGFLELKAMREEELLASERKRQSILRTELEWVKRGARARSTKQKARLERYEELKQAEAPIADGKVEMSSAASRLGKTTVEIKNISKRYGEKVLIDDFSYVFLKEDRIGFIGANGCGKTTLMKILTGSVEPDTGSLEVGQTVKVGYYAQELSISEMSPERRVIDYIRDVAEYISTADGTITASQMLERFLFFGSEQYTLIGKLSGGEKRRLNLLKVLMGAPNVLILDEPTNDLDITTLTVLEDYLDRFPGIVITVSHDRYFLDRTIRRIFAFEEGGKLRQYEGGYTDYAGKKEALRAIGDGEDGLGESQGRRQSASPMKSGEKEEKRNWKSPSAKLKFTYKEQKDYETIEGEIAHLEEHLEHLDKEIIRASTDFIKLNELTKEKEETEHALEEKMERWMYLEELKGRIDGQ
- a CDS encoding exopolyphosphatase, yielding MRLVTRSDFDGLACGALLKEAGIIDHWSFAHPKDLQDGLVDITEDDCLANVPFVEGCGLWFDHHSSEFERNQLEGKYKGESRMAPSCARIIYEYYGGKERFPQFDEMMEAVDKVDSGNLTIDEIQNPKGWILIGFLMDPRTGLGRWRNFTISNYQLMEKLIDACRTMTTEQILDLCDVQERVDTYFEQAEKFEEMVKKHTRVEKDVIISDLRDVDPIYSGNRFMIYSMYPEQNISAWIVKGKGNQGCSVAVGYSILNKTSKVNVGSLMLKYGGGGHKAVGTCQFKEEEVAEKLPKLLDELVNYKE
- a CDS encoding ABC transporter permease subunit, which produces MTNFTMLYKYELKKILRRKIVWVSTAIILIIIAFTIAASLLGTCYADGVEIDTNYHMFHVDKEYQQSLDGRVIDQALLEEMKAGYDKIPSGTEKYTLMKEYQIYARPYSAIFNFVRSTTGMDVSETMQWTADEQDMYAKRQAMMERKWDSYLLSQREKDFWKEQEMKIEWPLKFRYKEGYWQLFDCLSTIGLMSLFAITISLSGVFPEEHTRKTDQLILSSRFGKKDIYWIKLLAGISFTLMISLLFTMVSFGISFALYGMEGFSSAFQLMWADYSYPISVGEAIFISYGMMVAACIITGVFVMVLSELLRNSIGTLALVMGMIILSMFLNIPVQYRVISQLWSYLPGEFIAVWSIFNPQAVSVFGKICVSWQVVPVIYLLISGVISFMGKKIYMDYQYE
- a CDS encoding ABC transporter ATP-binding protein: MELIIDRLSKQYGSKIAVDRISLGLKAGVYGLLGANGAGKTTLMRLLCGILKPTSGSISMDGSDVSTEEYRSKLGYLPQDFGYYPNFTGEDFLLYMAALKGLNKLQAKRRTAELLKVVALQDVGKKKIKTYSGGMKQRLGIAQALLGNPRLLILDEPTTGLDPKERARFRNLIAELGKDNIVFLSTHVVSDIEHIADTILIMKDGELIYQGKREEQQGGLEQFYLKQFEEGNHD
- a CDS encoding RNA polymerase sigma factor produces the protein MDIEEQYDKIYRYCYFKLREQNVAEDITQQTFLLFIESDTYRNTGQELQYLYTIARNLCIDEYRKMVWECLPEEIEEHGEEEKLVTSIAVKAALAELKEEERELVLLRYVNEVPVSIISKLLGISRFAVYRRTREVLKVLRNKLRKEDFL
- the tuf gene encoding elongation factor Tu, whose translation is MAKAKFERNKPHCNIGTIGHVDHGKTTLTAAITKTLNTRLGTGQAVAFDMIDKAPEERERGITISTSHVEYESEKRHYAHVDCPGHADYVKNMITGAAQMDGAILVVAATDGVMAQTKEHILLSRQVGVPYIVVFMNKCDMVDDAELLELVEMEIRELLSEYEFPGDDTPVIQGSALKALEDPNSEWGDKILELMKSVDEYVPDPVRDTDKPFLMPVEDVFTITGRGTVATGRVERGTLHINEEVEVVGIKEETRKTVCTGIEMFRKMLDEAYAGDNIGALLRGIQRTDIERGQVLSKPGSVKCHKKFTAQVYVLTKDEGGRHTPFFNNYRPQFYFRTTDVTGVCDLPEGTEMCMPGDNIEMTIELIHPIAMEQGLTFAIREGGRTVGSGRVATIIE
- the fusA gene encoding elongation factor G yields the protein MAGREYPLERTRNIGIMAHIDAGKTTLTERILFYTGVNYKLGDTHEGTATMDWMEQEQERGITITSAATTCHWTLQEAGKAKPGAPEHRINIIDTPGHVDFTVEVERSLRVLDGAVGVFCAKGGVEPQSENVWRQADTYNVPRMAFINKMDILGANFYGAVDQIKTRLGKNTICIQLPIGKEDDFKGIIDLFEMKAYIYNDDKGEDISVGDIPDDMKDDAELYRAELVEKICELDDDLTMMYLEGEEPSNEQLKAALRKGTCECTAIPVCCGTAYRNKGVQKLLNAVLEFMPSPIDIPAIKGTDLDGNEVERHSSDEEPFSALAFKIMADPFVGKLAFFRVYSGTMNSGSYVLNATKDKKERVGRILQMHANKRAELDKVYSGDIAAAVGFKVTTTGDTICDEQHPVILESMEFPEPVIELAIEPKTKAGQGKMGEALAKLAEEDPTFRAHTNGETGQTIIAGMGELHLEIIVDRLLREFKVEANVGAPQVSYKETFTNAVEQDYKYAKQSGGRGQYGHCKVKFAPMDPNGEEIFKFESTVVGGAIPKEYIPAVGAGIEEASKAGILGGFPVLGVHANVYDGSYHEVDSSEMAFHIAGSMAFKEAMKKANPVLLEPIMKVEVTMPEDYMGDVIGDINSRRGRIEGMDDIGGGKLVRGYVPLAEMFGYATDLRSKTQGRGNYSMFFEKYEQVPKSVQEKVLAAKAK
- the rpsG gene encoding 30S ribosomal protein S7, which codes for MPRKGHIQKRDVLADPLYENKVVTKLINNIMLDGKRGVAQKIVYGAFATVEQKAGKPAIEVFEEAMNNIMPVLEVKARRIGGATYQVPIEVRAERRQALALRWLTLYSRKRGEKTMQERLANEILDASNSTGASVKKKEDMHKMAEANKAFAHYRF